The genomic region GAAAGGTTAAGTTAGGAGGGGATTATGTATTATCTTGTGGAGATTCAAGGTAAGCAGTATAAAGTAAAACAAGGTGATGTGGTTGTGGTTGACAATCTGAAAAGAAAGGAAGGAGAGAAGGTAACTTTTGATAAGGTTTTGGCTGTATTTGGTGAGAAGGAGATCATCTTTGGAACTCCTTATGTTCAGGGCAAGAGAGTTGAAGCTGTTGTTGAGAAAAACTT from Brevinematia bacterium harbors:
- the rplU gene encoding 50S ribosomal protein L21, which translates into the protein MYYLVEIQGKQYKVKQGDVVVVDNLKRKEGEKVTFDKVLAVFGEKEIIFGTPYVQGKRVEAVVEKNFKGEKIVVFKYRHKVNWKRKYGFRPHLTKVRITSLS